The Comamonas sp. GB3 AK4-5 genome includes a region encoding these proteins:
- a CDS encoding ABC transporter substrate-binding protein — protein sequence MKFTRLALATALVAAGAGFATTASAQANEQFFPQLTYRTGAYAAYGIPWSNGKVDYIKLINARDGGINGVKLTYEECETAYATDRGVECYERLKTRPGVAVVEPLATGITFALTEKAPVDKIPLMTQGYGLSISQDGNAFQWNFPFLGSYWTGADILIQHLGKQAGGLDKLKGKKIAYVYHDSPFGKDAIPLLEKRAKMHGFDLQLMPVTAPGVEQKSTWLQVRQNRPDYLLLWGWGVMNATALKEAQATGFPREKMYSVWWGGTEPAVRDVGDGAKGFNALSLYGHGTSSKVMQDLLKLVHDAKQGTGPKDEVGTVLYVHGVITQMLAIEAVRVAQEKFGKGKVMTGEQVRWGMENLKLDAKRLKELGFDGVMQPMSTSCANHMGSSAARVYAWDGKNWQYSSDWYQADAKVLDPLVKEHGDKYLADKKIARRTDCK from the coding sequence ATGAAGTTCACCCGTCTGGCCCTGGCAACCGCCTTGGTTGCAGCAGGCGCAGGCTTTGCCACTACGGCATCGGCCCAAGCCAACGAGCAATTCTTCCCGCAGCTGACCTACCGCACGGGAGCCTATGCGGCCTATGGGATTCCATGGTCCAACGGCAAGGTCGACTACATCAAGCTCATCAATGCACGCGATGGCGGCATCAATGGCGTCAAGCTCACTTACGAGGAATGCGAAACCGCCTACGCCACCGACCGCGGCGTGGAATGCTATGAACGCCTCAAGACCCGCCCTGGTGTGGCTGTGGTCGAGCCTCTGGCCACCGGCATCACCTTTGCGCTGACCGAAAAAGCCCCGGTCGACAAGATCCCGCTGATGACCCAGGGCTACGGCCTGTCCATCTCCCAGGACGGCAATGCCTTCCAGTGGAACTTTCCCTTCCTCGGCAGCTACTGGACCGGCGCCGACATCCTGATCCAGCATCTGGGCAAGCAGGCCGGCGGCCTGGACAAGCTCAAGGGCAAGAAGATCGCCTATGTCTACCACGACAGCCCCTTTGGCAAGGACGCCATCCCCCTGCTGGAAAAACGCGCCAAGATGCATGGCTTTGACCTGCAGCTGATGCCGGTGACGGCACCCGGCGTGGAGCAAAAATCCACCTGGCTGCAGGTGCGCCAGAACCGGCCCGATTACCTGCTGCTGTGGGGCTGGGGCGTGATGAATGCCACCGCCCTCAAGGAGGCCCAGGCCACGGGCTTCCCGCGCGAGAAGATGTACAGCGTGTGGTGGGGCGGCACCGAGCCTGCCGTGCGTGATGTGGGCGATGGCGCCAAGGGCTTTAACGCGCTCTCGCTCTACGGCCATGGCACCTCGTCCAAGGTGATGCAAGACCTGCTGAAGCTGGTGCATGACGCCAAGCAAGGCACAGGCCCCAAGGACGAAGTGGGCACCGTGCTCTATGTGCACGGCGTCATCACCCAGATGCTGGCCATCGAGGCCGTGCGTGTCGCGCAAGAGAAGTTCGGCAAGGGCAAGGTCATGACCGGCGAGCAGGTGCGCTGGGGCATGGAAAACCTCAAGCTCGACGCCAAGCGCCTCAAGGAACTGGGCTTTGACGGCGTGATGCAGCCCATGTCCACCAGCTGCGCCAACCACATGGGCTCCAGCGCCGCCCGCGTCTACGCCTGGGATGGCAAGAACTGGCAGTACAGCTCCGACTGGTACCAGGCCGACGCCAAGGTGCTGGACCCGCTGGTCAAGGAGCATGGCGACAAGTATTTGGCGGACAAGAAGATTGCCCGCCGCACCGACTGCAAGTAA
- a CDS encoding Crp/Fnr family transcriptional regulator, producing the protein MSSSPPLHQRRRSPTPHELDGIPWLRLLQPAERERAVVDLQVVEVETGELICTMGRAVTYWMGLTEGLLKMSADNAQGLTMTFTGVPPGGWFGEGTVLKRETYRYNIQALRKSVVAGLPVDTFHWLLDHSIGFNRFVMNQLNERLGQFIAAREIDRLNNPEVRVARSLAALFNPVLYPGVGLVLRITQQELAYLVGLSRQRVNEALAALEAEGVIQVEYGGLRVLDLTALRNRVFEPDRALTKTRIDKVHKSQVSGGESAVARQ; encoded by the coding sequence ATGTCTTCGTCACCGCCTCTTCACCAACGCCGCCGCAGTCCCACGCCCCATGAGCTGGATGGAATCCCCTGGCTGCGCCTGCTCCAGCCCGCCGAGCGCGAGCGGGCCGTGGTCGATCTGCAGGTGGTCGAGGTCGAGACCGGCGAGCTGATCTGCACCATGGGCCGCGCCGTCACCTACTGGATGGGTTTGACCGAGGGGCTGCTCAAGATGAGCGCCGACAACGCCCAGGGCCTGACCATGACGTTCACCGGCGTTCCCCCCGGGGGCTGGTTCGGCGAGGGCACGGTGCTCAAGCGCGAAACCTACCGCTACAACATCCAGGCCCTGCGCAAAAGCGTGGTGGCTGGCCTGCCGGTGGATACGTTTCACTGGTTGCTGGACCACTCCATCGGTTTCAACCGCTTTGTCATGAACCAGCTCAACGAGCGCCTGGGCCAGTTCATCGCCGCACGCGAGATTGACCGCCTCAACAACCCCGAGGTGCGCGTAGCCCGCAGCCTGGCGGCCTTGTTCAATCCCGTGCTCTACCCCGGCGTGGGGCTGGTGTTGCGCATCACCCAGCAGGAACTGGCCTATCTGGTGGGCCTGTCGCGCCAGCGCGTCAACGAGGCCCTGGCCGCGCTGGAGGCCGAAGGCGTGATCCAGGTGGAGTACGGCGGCCTGCGTGTGCTGGACCTGACAGCACTGCGCAACCGGGTGTTTGAACCGGACCGTGCCCTCACAAAGACCCGCATCGACAAGGTGCACAAGAGCCAGGTGAGCGGTGGGGAATCCGCAGTGGCGCGACAATAG
- a CDS encoding pseudouridine synthase — MSSTPPKSNDADHSASRATLRVKAPAAAPAAAPAARKPGPRAGGKDSGAPRAGAGRRDDRPRRDDSRGDREGYAPRADRGDRNERFEREGRPSRPYAPRDGQGGAGRDQRNEGGFGRPDRPYQPRRDDRGDGPRGDGFRGDREGFAPRADRGDRGGERFERSDRPSRPYTPRDGQGGAGRDPRNEGGFGPPDRPYQPRRDDRGDGPRGDSFRGEREGFAPRADRGDRGGDRFERSDRPSRPYALRDGQGGGRDREQRNEGGFGRPDRPYQPRRDDRGDGPRGDGFRGDREGFAPRADRGDRGGDRFERSDRPSRPYAPRDGQGAGRDREQRSEGGFGRADRPYQPRRDDRGDGPRGDRQGFAPRADLGGDRGGDRFERSDRPSRPYAPRDGERSERRPYGDDRAPRQDNRSREDFRAERRAGPKPGEERSYGGIRTYRAPEGLGGKAAPVKIIRPEPEEPRADARPGESRINKRMAELGMCSRREADEWVENGWVKVNGAVAVMGQMVVASDRIEIDRAAQDRQEQQVTILIHKPMGYVSGQAEDGHEPAVVLINPQSRWNHDTSKTHFNFSQLKGLAPCGRLDIDSVGLLVLTQDGRVARQIIGEDSTMDKEYLVRVTYEGREVDIQSVFPAEQLARLRHGLELDGEPLQPAQVDWQNPEQLRFVLTEGKKRQIRRMCEQVGLYVVGLKRIRIGKVVLGNLPVGQWRYLGADEQF, encoded by the coding sequence ATGTCCTCGACACCACCCAAATCCAACGATGCGGACCATTCCGCATCCCGGGCCACGCTGCGCGTGAAAGCCCCTGCCGCCGCGCCTGCCGCGGCGCCCGCAGCCCGCAAGCCCGGCCCCCGTGCCGGCGGCAAAGACTCCGGTGCGCCCCGCGCTGGCGCTGGCCGTCGCGACGACCGTCCCCGCCGGGATGACAGCCGTGGCGACCGCGAGGGCTATGCGCCCCGCGCCGACCGTGGCGATCGCAACGAGCGCTTTGAGCGTGAAGGCCGTCCCAGCCGCCCCTATGCGCCGCGTGACGGCCAAGGCGGCGCAGGCCGCGACCAGCGCAACGAAGGCGGCTTTGGCCGCCCGGATCGCCCCTACCAGCCCCGCCGCGATGACCGTGGTGATGGCCCGCGCGGCGACGGTTTCCGTGGTGATCGCGAAGGTTTTGCACCCCGTGCAGACCGAGGCGACCGCGGCGGTGAGCGTTTTGAGCGCTCGGACCGCCCCAGCCGTCCTTACACACCGCGTGACGGCCAAGGCGGCGCAGGCCGCGACCCGCGCAATGAAGGCGGCTTTGGCCCCCCGGACCGCCCCTACCAGCCCCGCCGCGACGACCGCGGTGATGGCCCGCGCGGCGACAGTTTCCGTGGCGAGCGTGAGGGCTTTGCACCCCGTGCAGACCGAGGCGATCGCGGCGGTGACCGTTTCGAGCGTTCGGACCGCCCCAGCCGTCCTTATGCCTTGCGTGATGGCCAAGGCGGTGGCCGCGATCGTGAGCAGCGCAACGAAGGCGGCTTTGGCCGCCCGGATCGCCCCTACCAGCCCCGCCGCGATGACCGTGGCGATGGCCCGCGCGGCGACGGTTTCCGTGGTGATCGCGAAGGCTTTGCCCCTCGCGCAGACCGAGGCGATCGCGGCGGTGACCGTTTCGAGCGTTCGGATCGCCCCAGCCGTCCTTACGCCCCGCGTGACGGTCAAGGCGCAGGCCGCGATCGTGAGCAGCGCAGCGAAGGCGGCTTTGGCCGTGCGGATCGCCCCTACCAGCCCCGCCGCGATGACCGTGGCGATGGCCCGCGTGGTGACCGCCAAGGCTTTGCCCCCCGTGCAGACCTTGGTGGCGATCGCGGTGGTGACCGCTTCGAGCGTTCGGATCGCCCTAGCCGCCCTTACGCACCGCGTGACGGTGAGCGCAGCGAACGCCGCCCCTATGGCGACGACCGCGCGCCACGCCAGGACAACCGCAGCCGCGAGGACTTCCGTGCCGAGCGCCGTGCTGGCCCCAAGCCCGGTGAAGAGCGCTCTTACGGCGGCATCCGCACCTACCGCGCACCCGAAGGGCTGGGCGGCAAGGCGGCACCGGTGAAGATCATCCGCCCCGAGCCCGAGGAACCCCGTGCTGACGCGCGCCCCGGTGAGTCCCGCATCAACAAGCGCATGGCCGAGCTGGGCATGTGCTCGCGCCGCGAGGCCGATGAGTGGGTGGAAAACGGCTGGGTCAAGGTCAATGGTGCCGTGGCCGTGATGGGTCAGATGGTGGTGGCCAGCGACCGCATCGAGATCGACCGTGCCGCCCAGGACCGCCAGGAGCAGCAGGTCACCATCCTGATCCACAAGCCCATGGGCTATGTCAGCGGCCAGGCCGAAGACGGTCACGAGCCCGCCGTGGTGCTGATCAACCCACAGTCGCGCTGGAACCACGACACCAGCAAGACCCACTTCAACTTCAGCCAGCTCAAGGGCCTGGCACCTTGTGGTCGCCTGGACATCGACTCCGTGGGCTTGCTGGTGCTGACCCAGGACGGCCGTGTGGCCCGCCAGATCATTGGCGAGGACTCCACCATGGACAAGGAGTACCTGGTGCGCGTGACCTATGAAGGCCGTGAAGTGGACATCCAGTCCGTCTTCCCGGCCGAGCAGCTGGCACGCCTGCGCCATGGCCTGGAGCTGGATGGCGAGCCGCTGCAACCCGCCCAGGTGGACTGGCAAAACCCCGAGC
- a CDS encoding ABC transporter substrate-binding protein produces MKLNHLTVAATLALTGLGFAGSAVAQAQEQFVPLLSYRTGQFAPLGIPWGDGKLDYLKLVNAKGGINGVKISYEECETAYDTSRGVECYERLKGKGSGAAGFDTQSTGITFAVTEKAPIDKISVVTPGYGLSQSVDGKVFEWNFPLLSTYWTGADAIVQDILKKEKGSLKGKKITLVYHDSPYGKEPIPLLQKRAEKEGFTLALLPVTAPGVEQKATWLQVRQNRPDYVILWSAGVMTPTAIREAQATGFPREKMYAVWWAGSDHDVKGIDGAKGYNTVTIHNTAEHDKVHDEVKTMLYDKGQGAAGNAKELGAIAHTRGMVIAMLQVEGIRTAQEKFGKGKVMTTEQIRWGMENLNLTQERLNELGFGKLIRPIKTSCDNHMGADWARIAQWNGSKWTVTSDWYQADKTLIAPLVKEYADKYAKDKNIKVRSCN; encoded by the coding sequence ATGAAACTCAACCATCTGACTGTGGCTGCCACCCTCGCCCTGACCGGCCTGGGCTTTGCCGGCAGCGCTGTGGCACAAGCGCAGGAACAGTTCGTCCCGCTGCTGTCCTACCGTACCGGCCAGTTCGCACCCCTGGGCATTCCATGGGGTGACGGCAAGCTGGACTACCTCAAGCTGGTCAATGCCAAGGGCGGCATCAACGGCGTGAAAATTTCCTACGAGGAATGCGAAACCGCCTACGACACCAGCCGCGGCGTGGAATGCTATGAGCGCCTCAAGGGCAAGGGCAGCGGCGCGGCGGGCTTCGACACCCAGTCCACCGGCATCACCTTTGCCGTGACCGAAAAGGCCCCCATCGACAAGATCTCTGTGGTCACGCCCGGCTATGGTCTGTCCCAGTCCGTGGATGGCAAGGTCTTCGAGTGGAACTTCCCCCTGCTGAGCACCTACTGGACCGGCGCTGACGCCATCGTCCAGGACATCCTGAAGAAGGAAAAGGGCAGCCTCAAGGGCAAGAAGATCACCCTGGTCTACCACGACTCTCCCTATGGCAAGGAGCCCATCCCGCTGCTGCAAAAGCGTGCAGAGAAGGAAGGCTTCACACTGGCCCTGCTGCCCGTGACTGCCCCCGGTGTGGAGCAAAAAGCCACCTGGCTGCAAGTGCGCCAGAACCGACCCGACTACGTGATCCTGTGGTCCGCCGGCGTGATGACGCCCACGGCCATCCGCGAAGCGCAGGCCACGGGCTTCCCGCGCGAGAAGATGTACGCCGTCTGGTGGGCTGGCTCCGACCATGACGTGAAGGGCATCGACGGCGCCAAGGGCTACAACACCGTCACCATCCACAACACGGCCGAGCACGACAAGGTGCATGACGAAGTCAAGACCATGCTCTATGACAAGGGCCAGGGCGCTGCCGGCAATGCCAAGGAACTGGGCGCCATTGCGCACACCCGCGGCATGGTGATCGCCATGCTGCAGGTGGAAGGCATCCGCACGGCCCAAGAGAAATTCGGCAAGGGCAAGGTCATGACGACCGAGCAGATCCGCTGGGGCATGGAGAACCTGAACCTCACGCAGGAGCGCCTGAACGAGCTGGGCTTCGGCAAGCTCATCCGCCCCATCAAGACCAGCTGTGACAACCACATGGGCGCTGACTGGGCCCGCATTGCGCAGTGGAACGGAAGCAAGTGGACCGTGACCTCGGACTGGTACCAGGCCGACAAGACCCTGATCGCCCCCCTGGTCAAGGAATACGCGGACAAGTACGCCAAGGACAAGAACATCAAGGTCCGCAGCTGCAATTGA
- a CDS encoding branched-chain amino acid ABC transporter permease, with translation MFYRENGQFKTSYRADQQIFTIRQDKVAILALILAAFLVVPMFATDYFYLAILTPLVIMSLAALGVNILVGYCGQISLGSGAFMAVGAYGAYNFVVRMPGMPLIPALILGGLCATFFGILFGLPSLRVKGLYLAVATLAAQFFSDWMFLRIKWFTNDSPSGSVSVNNLEVFGMAIQSAQSKYLFCLAVLVVLALLAKNLVRGAIGREWMAIRDMDVAASVIGIRPMYAKLSAFAVSSFIVGVAGALWGFVHLGAWEPAAFSVDISFKLLFMVIIGGLGSIMGSFFGAAFIVVLPIVLNLVLPALAGLFGMSISTAGISHAELIIFGGLIVWFLIVEPHGIAKLWSTGKQKLRVWPFPH, from the coding sequence ATGTTCTATCGTGAAAACGGTCAGTTCAAAACCAGCTACCGTGCGGACCAGCAGATCTTCACCATCCGCCAGGACAAGGTCGCCATTCTGGCGCTGATTCTTGCGGCCTTTCTGGTGGTGCCCATGTTCGCCACCGACTACTTCTACCTGGCGATCCTGACCCCGCTGGTCATCATGTCGCTGGCCGCCCTGGGCGTGAATATTTTGGTGGGCTATTGCGGCCAGATCTCACTGGGCTCGGGCGCCTTCATGGCTGTGGGTGCCTACGGTGCCTACAACTTCGTGGTGCGCATGCCCGGCATGCCCCTGATTCCGGCACTGATTCTGGGCGGTCTGTGCGCCACCTTCTTCGGCATCTTGTTCGGCCTGCCCAGCCTGCGCGTCAAGGGCCTGTACCTGGCCGTGGCCACGCTGGCGGCGCAGTTCTTCAGCGACTGGATGTTCTTGCGCATCAAGTGGTTCACCAACGACTCGCCCTCGGGCTCGGTCTCGGTGAACAACCTGGAAGTCTTCGGCATGGCCATCCAGTCGGCACAGTCCAAATACCTGTTCTGCCTGGCCGTGCTGGTGGTGCTGGCCCTGCTGGCCAAGAACCTGGTGCGCGGCGCCATCGGCCGCGAGTGGATGGCCATCCGCGATATGGACGTGGCGGCCAGCGTGATCGGCATCCGCCCCATGTACGCCAAGCTCAGCGCGTTTGCGGTCAGCTCCTTCATCGTCGGCGTGGCCGGGGCACTGTGGGGCTTTGTGCACCTGGGTGCCTGGGAGCCTGCGGCCTTCTCGGTGGACATCTCGTTCAAGCTGCTGTTCATGGTCATCATCGGCGGCCTGGGCTCCATCATGGGCAGCTTCTTTGGCGCGGCCTTCATCGTGGTCCTGCCCATTGTGCTGAACCTGGTGCTGCCTGCCCTGGCTGGTCTGTTCGGCATGAGCATTTCCACGGCGGGCATCTCCCACGCCGAACTCATCATCTTCGGCGGCCTGATCGTGTGGTTCCTGATCGTGGAGCCCCACGGCATCGCCAAGCTGTGGTCCACCGGCAAGCAAAAGCTGCGTGTCTGGCCCTTCCCGCATTGA
- a CDS encoding long-chain fatty acid--CoA ligase, which produces MSSTFPHLLLKHAAERPQAPALREKEYGIWQTWTWEEVARDVRAFACGLADLGLSKGQNLAFISDNRPHLYMGFVAVQSLGAVPIPLYQDAVAQEMTFVMQDADIAFAFAENQEQVDKLLEVRETVPSIRHIIYDDPRGLRKYDQPGLISVEQLKERGRAWDQAHPGAWDTLVQQVKTSDVSVILYTSGTTGKPKGVCQTHSSFVGSAQGAVEVDNLTPSDNVISYLPPAWVGDHLFSLAQWMVAGFTINCPESAATVNIDLREIGPSYYFAPPRVFEGMLTSVSIRMEDAAPAKRWLYAQCMQLAKRVGADILDGKPVGALDRIKYKLGDLLIYGPLRNVMGLSRIRVAYTAGAAIGPDLFRFFRSIGINLKQLYGQTETCAYVCIQKNGQVKLNTVGQAAPGIELKIADNGEVLVKGVSVLKEYYKRPDATAEVIDENGYFHTGDAGVLDADGHLRIIDRAKDVGKTNTGAMFAPNYIENKLKFFPHIKEAVCFGNGRDQVCAFINIDYEAVGNWAERQNIPYGGYVDLASKAKVLELVAECIGEVNADLASEAGMADTQVARFLVLHKELDPDDDELTRTRKVRRNFIADKYGVLVDALYDGRTAQFIETQVKFEDGRTGSVSATLQILDAKIHPATLAA; this is translated from the coding sequence ATGAGCAGCACATTCCCGCATCTGCTTCTGAAGCACGCCGCCGAACGCCCCCAGGCGCCCGCGCTGCGTGAAAAGGAGTACGGCATATGGCAAACCTGGACCTGGGAGGAAGTCGCTCGCGATGTGCGCGCCTTCGCCTGCGGCCTGGCCGACCTGGGCCTGAGCAAGGGCCAGAACCTGGCCTTCATCAGCGACAACCGGCCCCATCTGTATATGGGCTTTGTGGCCGTGCAGAGCCTGGGCGCCGTGCCCATTCCGCTCTACCAGGATGCCGTGGCCCAGGAAATGACTTTCGTCATGCAGGATGCCGACATCGCATTCGCCTTTGCCGAAAACCAAGAGCAGGTGGACAAGCTGCTGGAAGTGCGCGAGACCGTGCCCAGCATTCGCCACATCATCTATGACGACCCACGCGGCCTGCGCAAATACGACCAGCCCGGCCTGATCAGCGTGGAACAGCTCAAGGAGCGTGGCCGCGCCTGGGACCAGGCCCATCCCGGCGCCTGGGATACCTTGGTTCAGCAGGTCAAGACCAGCGATGTCTCCGTCATCCTCTACACCTCGGGCACCACCGGCAAGCCCAAGGGCGTCTGCCAGACGCACAGCAGCTTTGTGGGCTCGGCCCAGGGCGCCGTGGAAGTGGACAACCTGACGCCGTCGGACAACGTCATCTCCTATCTGCCACCGGCCTGGGTGGGCGATCATTTGTTCTCGCTGGCGCAATGGATGGTGGCCGGCTTCACCATCAACTGCCCCGAGTCAGCAGCCACGGTCAACATCGACCTGCGCGAGATTGGCCCCAGCTATTACTTTGCCCCGCCGCGCGTGTTTGAAGGCATGCTGACCTCGGTCTCCATCCGCATGGAAGACGCCGCACCCGCCAAGCGCTGGCTGTATGCCCAATGCATGCAGCTGGCCAAGCGCGTGGGCGCCGACATCCTGGATGGCAAGCCCGTGGGCGCGCTGGACCGCATCAAATACAAGCTGGGCGACCTGCTGATCTACGGACCGCTGCGCAATGTGATGGGGCTGTCGCGCATCCGCGTGGCCTATACGGCGGGCGCCGCCATCGGCCCGGACCTGTTTCGGTTTTTCCGCTCCATCGGCATCAACCTCAAGCAGCTCTATGGCCAGACCGAAACCTGCGCCTATGTCTGCATCCAGAAAAACGGCCAGGTCAAGCTCAACACCGTGGGCCAGGCCGCGCCCGGCATCGAGCTGAAGATTGCCGACAACGGCGAGGTACTGGTCAAGGGCGTGTCGGTGCTCAAGGAGTACTACAAGCGCCCCGACGCCACGGCCGAAGTCATTGACGAAAACGGCTATTTCCACACCGGTGACGCCGGCGTGCTGGACGCCGACGGCCACCTGCGCATCATCGACCGCGCCAAGGACGTGGGCAAGACCAACACCGGCGCCATGTTTGCGCCCAACTACATCGAGAACAAGCTCAAGTTCTTCCCCCACATCAAGGAAGCCGTGTGCTTTGGCAATGGCCGCGACCAGGTCTGCGCCTTCATCAATATCGACTACGAAGCCGTGGGCAACTGGGCCGAGCGCCAGAACATTCCCTATGGCGGCTATGTGGACCTGGCCTCCAAGGCCAAGGTGCTGGAGCTGGTGGCCGAGTGCATAGGCGAGGTCAACGCCGACCTGGCCTCCGAAGCCGGCATGGCCGACACCCAGGTGGCACGCTTTTTGGTGCTGCACAAGGAGCTGGACCCCGATGACGACGAGCTGACCCGCACCCGCAAGGTGCGCCGCAACTTCATCGCCGACAAGTACGGCGTGCTGGTGGACGCGCTCTATGATGGCCGCACCGCGCAGTTCATCGAGACCCAGGTCAAGTTTGAAGACGGGCGCACCGGCTCTGTCAGCGCCACGCTCCAGATTCTGGACGCCAAGATCCACCCGGCCACCCTTGCCGCCTGA
- a CDS encoding branched-chain amino acid ABC transporter permease, translating into MAFFLETLFGGLMAGMLYALVALGFVLIFKASGVFNFAQGAMVLFAALAMARFAEWIPQWTGIESKLLANTAAFVIAAAIMFVCAWVIERLVLRHLVNQDAATLLMATLGITYFMEGVGQTLFGSEIYKIDIGMPKDPVFLLDSVFDGGVMVNQEDVIAAVIAACLVAALSLFFQKTSTGRALRAVADDHQAAQSIGIPLNRIWVIVWCVAGIVALVAGMIWGSKLGVQFTLTTVALRALPVVILGGLTSVPGAIIGGLIIGVGEKLSEVYLGPYVGGGIEIWFAYVLALVFLLFRPQGLFGEKIIDRV; encoded by the coding sequence ATGGCCTTCTTTCTCGAAACCCTGTTTGGCGGCCTGATGGCCGGCATGCTCTACGCCCTGGTGGCGCTGGGCTTTGTGCTGATCTTCAAGGCCTCTGGCGTCTTTAACTTTGCCCAGGGCGCCATGGTGCTGTTTGCAGCCCTGGCCATGGCACGTTTTGCGGAATGGATTCCGCAGTGGACCGGCATCGAAAGCAAGCTGCTGGCGAATACGGCGGCCTTTGTCATCGCCGCCGCCATCATGTTTGTCTGCGCCTGGGTCATTGAGCGTCTGGTGCTGCGCCACCTGGTGAACCAGGATGCAGCCACGCTGCTGATGGCCACCCTGGGCATCACCTACTTCATGGAAGGTGTGGGCCAGACCCTGTTCGGCAGCGAGATCTACAAGATCGACATCGGCATGCCCAAGGACCCCGTGTTCCTGCTGGATTCGGTGTTCGACGGCGGCGTGATGGTCAACCAGGAAGACGTGATCGCTGCCGTGATCGCCGCCTGCCTGGTGGCCGCCCTGTCCCTGTTCTTCCAGAAAACCAGCACCGGCCGCGCCCTGCGCGCCGTGGCCGATGACCACCAGGCCGCCCAGTCCATCGGCATTCCGCTGAACCGCATCTGGGTCATCGTCTGGTGCGTGGCCGGCATCGTGGCCCTGGTGGCCGGGATGATCTGGGGCTCCAAGCTGGGCGTGCAGTTCACGCTCACCACCGTCGCACTGCGTGCCCTGCCCGTGGTCATTCTGGGCGGTCTGACTTCGGTGCCCGGCGCCATCATCGGCGGCCTGATCATCGGCGTGGGCGAGAAGCTCTCCGAGGTCTACCTGGGCCCCTATGTGGGCGGTGGCATCGAGATCTGGTTCGCCTATGTGCTGGCCCTGGTGTTCCTGCTGTTCAGACCGCAAGGTCTGTTTGGTGAAAAGATCATCGATCGTGTGTGA
- a CDS encoding ABC transporter ATP-binding protein encodes MTDKNIGDVILDIQNISLRFGGVKALTDISFNVREHEIRSIIGPNGAGKSSMLNCINGVYTPSEGSITFRGQKFDHMNSRQVAEMGVARTFQNLALFKGMSVIDNIMTGRNLKIKSNILMQALRIGPAEKEEIAHREFVEHIIDFLEIQAYRKTPVGQLPYGLQKRVDLGRALAMEPQVLLLDEPMAGMNVEEKQDMCRFILDVNDEFGTTIVLIEHDMGVVMDISDRVVVLDYGKKIGDGAPDEVRNNEDVIRAYLGTSH; translated from the coding sequence ATGACAGACAAGAACATCGGCGATGTCATCTTGGACATCCAGAACATCAGCCTGCGCTTCGGCGGGGTGAAGGCCTTGACCGACATCTCGTTCAATGTGCGCGAGCATGAGATCCGCTCCATCATCGGCCCCAATGGCGCCGGCAAGAGCTCCATGCTCAACTGCATCAACGGGGTCTACACACCGTCCGAAGGCTCCATCACCTTCCGTGGTCAGAAGTTCGACCACATGAACAGCCGCCAGGTGGCCGAGATGGGCGTGGCCCGTACCTTCCAGAACCTGGCGCTGTTCAAGGGCATGAGCGTGATCGACAACATCATGACCGGCCGCAACCTGAAGATCAAAAGCAATATTTTGATGCAGGCCCTGCGCATAGGCCCGGCGGAAAAAGAAGAGATCGCCCACCGCGAATTTGTCGAGCACATCATCGACTTCCTCGAAATCCAGGCCTATCGCAAGACCCCCGTGGGCCAGCTGCCCTACGGCCTGCAAAAACGCGTGGACCTGGGCCGCGCACTGGCCATGGAGCCGCAGGTGCTGCTACTGGATGAACCCATGGCCGGCATGAACGTGGAAGAGAAGCAGGACATGTGCCGCTTCATCCTAGACGTGAACGACGAATTCGGCACCACCATCGTGCTGATCGAGCACGACATGGGCGTGGTGATGGACATCAGCGACCGCGTGGTGGTGCTGGATTACGGCAAGAAGATTGGCGACGGCGCGCCCGACGAGGTGCGCAACAACGAAGACGTGATCCGTGCCTATCTCGGCACGAGTCATTGA